One Dermacentor andersoni chromosome 6, qqDerAnde1_hic_scaffold, whole genome shotgun sequence genomic window carries:
- the LOC129382306 gene encoding uncharacterized protein has translation MKSGMTTMHCAAVFLVVAFFMAAQGIPSARTFASSQHRAPHQHPAFAGASHQTIKHGPQVLVEGDSFVSALVCRVVKVPIGQSGAQTSMPSNNVPATVAVCYPPITASSVISSTQDALSNLRSSVQTAVDRLVEPVVTALQDASLWLNRTSQLHLHQSHQHSAQHAHQHGGQAHHTHMHEINNHHEHHHMHGGHDNNHAANEHAPNHQVHPTRRHDTPPRVADPAVPMTVVSVPVLVPAVHAGSLPLLNLSSVVPAGVDVASLQLSNNGWDNVTSSFSATAGFIAATTQPASTPAGGDLVGRSGVAPTAPSADAPDTLASDVHTSTTLFNISMLSVGSDNLDALARQFHVIDHRPVCPYDCVPPEQRR, from the exons ATG AAATCCGGGATGACTACTATGCATTGCGCTGCCGTGTTTTTGGTCGTCGCCTTCTTTATGGCCGCGCAGGGTATACCGTCGGCCAGGACCTTTGCCTCGTCGCAGCATCGCGCCCCCCATCAGCATCCCGCCTTTGCAGGCGCCTCGCACCAGACCATCAAGCACGGACCCCAAGTTCTGGTCGAAGGCGACTCTTTCGTTTCCGCTCTTGTCTGCCGAGTTGTCAAGGTTCCTATTGGCCAGTCCGGTGCTCAGACATCCATGCCGTCCAACAACGTCCCGGCCACTGTTGCAGTTTGTTATCCGCCAATTACGGCGTCGTCAGTCATCTCCTCCACGCAGGATGCCTTGTCGAATCTTAGGTCCAGCGTCCAAACGGCTGTAGACAGACTTGTCGAGCCTGTTGTCACCGCCTTGCAGGACGCGTCGCTATGGCTCAACCGCACGTCGCAGCTTCACCTGCACCAATCCCACCAGCACTCTGCTCAACACGCGCACCAGCATGGCGGCCAAGCTcaccacacacacatgcacgaaATTAACAACCACCACGAGCATCATCACATGCATGGTGGTCACGACAACAACCACGCGGCTAATGAGCACGCCCCCAACCACCAGGTTCACCCTACTCGCCGTCATGACACCCCGCCAAGGGTTGCAGACCCGGCTGTGCCGATGACCGTCGTATCCGTTCCTGTCCTGGTTCCCGCAGTACATGCCGGCTCTCTTCCCCTTTTAAACTTGTCTTCCGTTGTTCCTGCCGGTGTCGACGTGGCCTCTCTGCAGCTTTCAAACAACGGATGGGATAACGTCACATCGTCGTTCAGCGCTACTGCCGGATTTATCGCTGCCACAACCCAGCCTGCATCAACGCCCGCGGGTGGTGACCTTGTCGGCCGCTCTGGTGTTGCACCCACCGCGCCAAGCGCGGACGCCCCAGATACTCTGGCGTCAGACGTGCACACTTCTACAACACTATTCAATATTAGCATGCTTTCGGTTGGGTCTGATAACCTCGACGCCTTGGCCAGACAGTTTCATGTTATAGACCACCGCCCTGTATGTCCTTATGATTGTGTACCACCGGAACAGCGGCGGTAA
- the LOC129382307 gene encoding uncharacterized protein, which produces MHCAAVFLVVAFSMAAQGIPSARTFASSQHHATHQHPVSAYSPPQTITHGHQVLVQDGSFVSALVCQVVKVPVGHSGAQTAMPSHNIPASTVAGSQPVVASSVISSSQDALSNLRSSVRTAVEKLVDPVVEALQNASLWLNRTSQLHLNQSHQHPALHAHKHQHGTQAHHAHMHEHQHMHGGQINDAAHGHAPNQQVNPIHGHETPQMIPKPAVPMTVVSVPVLVPAVHAGSFPFVNLSAVVPAGVNMASLQFYNPGRDNATSSFAVAAESVAATTRPASTPAISGLVGRTGAPPNAPGTDAPDALSSDVHTSTTVTDVTTLPVGSENLDALARQFPPPVVHRPVCPYDCVPPERRR; this is translated from the coding sequence ATGCATTGCGCTGCCGTGTTTTTGGTCGTCGCCTTCTCTATGGCCGCGCAGGGTATACCATCGGCCAGGACCTTTGCGTCGTCGCAGCATCACGCCACCCATCAGCATCCTGTCTCTGCATACTCTCCGCCCCAGACCATCACGCACGGACACCAGGTTCTCGTTCAAGACGGCTCTTTCGTCTCCGCTCTCGTCTGCCAAGTTGTCAAGGTTCCTGTTGGCCATTCCGGTGCGCAGACAGCCATGCCGTCCCACAACATCCCGGCCTCTACCGTAGCTGGTTCCCAGCCAGTTGTCGCTTCTTCGGTCATCTCTTCCTCGCAGGACGCCTTGTCGAATCTTAGGTCCAGCGTCAGGACGGCCGTAGAAAAACTTGTCGACCCTGTTGTCGAAGCCTTGCAGAACGCGTCGCTTTGGCTCAACCGCACGTCGCAGCTCCACCTGAACCAATCCCACCAACACCCTGCTCTCCACGCGCATAAGCACCAGCATGGCACCCAAGCTCACCACGCCCACATGCACGAGCATCAACACATGCATGGTGGCCAGATAAACGACGCGGCGCATGGTCACGCACCCAACCAACAGGTTAACCCTATTCACGGTCATGAAACCCCGCAAATGATTCCAAAGCCGGCTGTGCCGATGACCGTCGTATCCGTTCCTGTCCTGGTTCCCGCAGTCCATGCCGGCTCTTTTCCTTTCGTGAATCTGTCTGCCGTTGTTCCAGCTGGCGTCAACATGGCCTCCCTGCAGTTCTACAACCCCGGACGTGATAACGCCACATCGTCGTTTGCGGTTGCAGCCGAATCTGTCGCTGCCACCACTCGCCCTGCATCAACGCCCGCAATTAGCGGCCTCGTCGGCCGCACTGGTGCTCCACCCAATGCGCCAGGCACAGACGCCCCGGATGCTCTGTCGTCGGACGTGCacacttctacaacagttaccgACGTTACCACGCTTCCCGTTGGGTCTGAAAACCTTGACGCCTTGGCCAGACAGTTTCCCCCGCCTGTGGTCCACCGCCCAGTATGTCCTTATGATTGTGTACCACCGGAACGACGGCGGTAA
- the LOC140218732 gene encoding uncharacterized protein: protein MQDRRTTKMHCAALFLVSAVAMAAQGAPSARTFGSSQHPDHSVPAHHHAIHGHQVLVEDNSFVSALVCQVVKVPVSQSGAQTAMPSHNIPASTVAGSQPVVASSVISSSQDALSNLRSSVRTAVEKLVDPVVEALQNASMWLNRTSQLHLNQSHQHPAHHSHQHGSQAHQAPMHAINHHEHQNMHGGRVDNHAAHGHAPNHQVHPIHGHGTPQKIPNPAVPMTVVSVPVLVPAVHVGSFPLLNVSAVVPAGVDVASLQFSDPGRDNATSSFAVAAESVAATTRPASTPAISGLVGSTGAPPNAPGTDAPDALSSDVHTSATVTDITTLSVGSENTVVLARQFPPPVVHRPVCPYDCVPPEQRR, encoded by the coding sequence ATGCAGGATCGTAGGACTACCAAAATGCATTGTGCTGCCTTGTTCTTGGTATCTGCTGTCGCTATGGCCGCGCAAGGTGCCCCATCGGCTAGGACATTTGGCTCATCACAGCATCCCGATCACAGCGTTCCTGCGCACCATCACGCCATTCACGGGCACCAGGTTCTGGTCGAAGACAACTCTTTCGTCTCCGCTCTTGTCTGCCAAGTTGTCAAGGTTCCTGTTAGCCAGTCCGGAGCGCAGACAGCCATGCCGTCCCACAACATCCCGGCCTCTACCGTAGCCGGTTCCCAGCCGGTTGTCGCTTCTTCGGTCATCTCCTCCTCGCAGGACGCCTTGTCTAATCTTAGGTCCAGCGTCAGGACGGCCGTAGAAAAACTTGTCGACCCTGTTGTCGAAGCCTTGCAGAACGCCTCGATGTGGCTCAACCGTACGTCGCAGCTTCACCTGAACCAATCCCACCAACACCCTGCTCACCACTCGCACCAGCATGGCAGCCAAGCTCACCAAGCCCCCATGCACGCAATTAACCACCACGAGCATCAAAACATGCATGGTGGCCGGGTCGACAACCACGCGGCGCATGGTCACGCCCCCAACCATCAGGTTCACCCTATTCACGGTCATGGAACCCCACAAAAAATTCCAAACCCGGCTGTGCCGATGACCGTCGTGTCCGTTCCTGTCCTGGTTCCCGCAGTACATGTCGGCTCTTTTCCCCTCTTAAACGTGTCTGCCGTTGTTCCTGCCGGCGTCGACGTGGCCTCTCTGCAGTTCTCCGACCCCGGACGTGATAACGCCACATCGTCGTTTGCCGTTGCTGCCGAATCTGTCGCTGCTACCACTCGCCCTGCATCAACGCCCGCAATTAGCGGCCTCGTCGGCAGCACTGGTGCTCCGCCCAATGCGCCAGGCACAGACGCCCCGGATGCTCTGTCGTCGGACGTGCACACTTCTGCAACAGTTACCGACATTACCACGCTTTCGGTTGGGTCTGAAAACACTGTCGTCTTGGCCAGACAGTTTCCGCCGCCTGTGGTCCACCGCCCGGTATGTCCTTATGATTGTGTGCCACCGGAACAACGACGGTAA